One window of Streptomyces sp. SUK 48 genomic DNA carries:
- a CDS encoding VOC family protein, which yields MGSLGGGRPGICPTLLYTDAKAAIRQLTQGLGFTELTVYEAADGKVLHAELVQGNGAVMIASKGRGGPFEAAMRDAGPAGIYVVVDDVDTHHRRAAAHGVEILMPPTDQDYGSRDYLARDVEGNIWSFGTYAPEIGV from the coding sequence ATGGGTTCGCTGGGTGGGGGACGGCCGGGAATCTGTCCCACGCTGCTGTACACGGACGCGAAGGCGGCGATCCGGCAGCTCACGCAGGGCCTCGGTTTCACCGAGCTGACCGTGTACGAGGCGGCCGACGGCAAGGTGCTGCACGCCGAGCTGGTCCAGGGCAACGGCGCGGTGATGATCGCCTCCAAGGGCCGCGGCGGACCCTTCGAGGCGGCGATGCGGGACGCGGGGCCCGCCGGGATCTACGTCGTGGTGGACGACGTGGACACCCATCACCGGCGGGCCGCGGCGCACGGCGTGGAGATCCTCATGCCCCCGACGGACCAGGACTACGGCTCGCGGGACTATCTGGCCCGGGACGTCGAGGGCAACATCTGGAGCTTCGGGACGTACGCGCCGGAGATCGGCGTCTGA